Part of the Pirellulales bacterium genome is shown below.
CGGAACGGTGGAACGCATTGCCGACTCCGGCGGTCACATCGCGCGACCGCATGGCGTTGGTTGGGTCCCATCGGCTCGTGACGGCGCGGCCGCGCTTCACGTAACCAGCTTTCGACGATCCCGCCGGAGAATGGCGGCCGGTGTGGTTAGGATTTCCGGGCGATTGGGTCCCATCGGGCACTATCCTAATATTGACTCCCAGAATAATTCTAGGACCGGAACGTGACGACACGTGCCCGTGCGTCGGGGGGCATGTCGGACGGCCGTGTCGGGCAACGGCAACAAGCACTTGCGGCAGTTCGACGCTCCTGCTCCGACTGCCGTTGGAAGCCGGACCGAACGATTGTGACGCTTGGTATTTGGCCCTCTCACGAATCCCCGGCCTGTAGTTTCGATGATCGCGAGTCCGCGTTCGCCTCGCAGTGTAATCGTTAGCGATTACAATGCGGCGTCCCGAGACTCGAACAAGCGCCTTGAATCACCAGCTAAAGAACGCGATGTCTGATCGGAGCTTGTCAATCGACGGCGTCCAAGTGCCCCGCGTCCTCTACGGGACCGCGTGGAAGGAGGACAAGACGCAGAGACTGACCGAACTCGCACTGCAACACGGATTCCGTGGCATCGACACCGCCAATCAGCGCCGCCATTACGACGAGGCGGCTGTTGGGTGGGCCGTATCGGCGGCAATCGAAAGCGGCTTGCTGGTTCGGGATGATCTGTTCTTGCAGACCAAATTCACGTTCCGACGGGGACAGGATCATCGCCTGCCCTATGATCCTGGCGCCTCCATCGCAGTGCAGGTCGAGCAGTCGTTCGCGAGTTCGCTACAACATTTGGGCGTCAAAATG
Proteins encoded:
- a CDS encoding aldo/keto reductase, translating into MSDRSLSIDGVQVPRVLYGTAWKEDKTQRLTELALQHGFRGIDTANQRRHYDEAAVGWAVSAAIESGLLVRDDLFLQTKFTFRRGQDHRLPYDPGASIAVQVEQSFASSLQHLGVKMIDSYLLHGPMQRTGLTGADWAAWRAMELIHDSGRTRLLGASNVTLEQLQRLCQDARVRPRFVQN